The genomic region GTGCCGATGTTGTAGCGCCGGCCGCCGCCGGCCTCGCCGGAGGCGGCGATGAAGGCGGAGACGACGTCCTCGACGTAGACGTAGTCGCGGGTGTTGCCGCCGTCGCCGAAGACCTTGGTCGGGCGGCCGGCGAGCAGGGCGTTGGCGAAGATGGCGATCACGCCCGCTTCGCCGTGGGGGTCTTGGCGGGGGCCGTAGACGTTGGCCAGGGCCAGGTGGGTGCACTCCAGGCCGTAGAGCTGGCGGTAGGTGTTGAGGTAGACCTCGCCGGAGACCTTCGAGGCGGCGTAGGGGGACTTCGGGTTGATCGGGACCGACTCGGAGACCGGGAGGACGTCCGGGGTGCCGTAGATGGAGCCGCCGGAGGAGGCGAAGCAGACCTTGCGGACGCCGGCGCGGCGGGCTGCCTCTGCGAGGTTGACGGTGCCGAGGACGTTCTGGGTGGCGTCGTCGAGGGGGCGTTCGACGCTCACGCGGACGTCGATCTGGGCGGCCAGGTGGTAGACGACCTCGGGGGCGGCGGCGGACACCACGTCGGCCAGGTCCGGCGACGTGATGTCCAGCTCGGTGAAGGTGTACCGGTCGGCGTGGGCGGCAGGGGTGGTGCGCTTGCCGCGGCGGAGGTCGTCGACGACGTGGACGGTGTGGCCGTCATGCAGCAGGCGGTCGACGAGGGTAGAGCCGATGAAGCCGGCACCGCCGGTCACTAGAGCACGCATGGCGCGAGCCTACGAGGTCAGAACCAGCGCTCGAGGACCAGGGCGATGCCGTCCTCCGAGTTGGGGGCGGT from Lentzea guizhouensis harbors:
- a CDS encoding NAD-dependent epimerase/dehydratase family protein codes for the protein MRALVTGGAGFIGSTLVDRLLHDGHTVHVVDDLRRGKRTTPAAHADRYTFTELDITSPDLADVVSAAAPEVVYHLAAQIDVRVSVERPLDDATQNVLGTVNLAEAARRAGVRKVCFASSGGSIYGTPDVLPVSESVPINPKSPYAASKVSGEVYLNTYRQLYGLECTHLALANVYGPRQDPHGEAGVIAIFANALLAGRPTKVFGDGGNTRDYVYVEDVVSAFIAASGEAGGGRRYNIGTGHQVSDRELHTLVAKAAGSADDPEHAPARLGDLRASALDASAAERDLGWTPEVDIATGVARTVDYFRGQA